Proteins from a genomic interval of Alphaproteobacteria bacterium:
- a CDS encoding SurA N-terminal domain-containing protein, producing MKSSMWRRFNIFALSVALTVGCIAGVNSPKAAHAQMSIVAVVNDDMVSSLDVEQRIRFTLATTGLSDSAEVRARLRPEIIRQLIDERLQMQEAARLGIVVTQYEIEGAFANVNQQRGLPAGSFQQFLASRVVSSDKVEDQMRAQIGWSKVVLQSLRKKVRVSEDEVQRER from the coding sequence ATGAAATCCAGTATGTGGAGACGATTTAATATATTCGCGCTTTCAGTAGCTTTGACTGTGGGCTGCATTGCAGGGGTGAATTCGCCCAAAGCGGCACATGCGCAAATGAGCATTGTGGCGGTGGTGAATGATGATATGGTTTCCAGCTTAGACGTTGAACAGCGTATCCGGTTTACTCTTGCTACCACGGGGCTTTCAGATTCTGCAGAAGTGCGTGCGCGTCTGCGCCCGGAAATTATTCGCCAGTTGATAGATGAACGCCTGCAAATGCAGGAAGCAGCGCGGCTGGGTATTGTTGTAACGCAGTATGAAATTGAAGGTGCCTTTGCCAATGTGAATCAACAACGCGGTTTGCCTGCTGGGTCGTTTCAGCAATTTTTAGCCTCGAGAGTTGTGTCTTCCGATAAGGTAGAAGACCAAATGCGCGCACAAATTGGCTGGTCGAAAGTGGTGCTACAGTCACTGCGCAAAAAAGTTCGGGTGAGCGAAGACGAAGTGCAGCGCGAGCGC
- the lptD gene encoding LPS assembly protein LptD, giving the protein MLINSAIHTAFSAFAIAFGVVAFALPVDAFAQPAADSPVLLEADSFSYDTKNATVTAKGHAEVLQDDYIVLADEIIYDQNTGVVRAAGNVTVAEPTGNVYFAEEAELENEVKTGVIHNFRARLADNSLFVAREARKIDDHTTEMDYAVYSACKVCQDDPDSAPLWQLKASKIRYDEAEQRIVYRNARMEAFGVPVLYTPYFSHASPDADRKSGLLIPNYELSGNLGATLHLPFYVNLAPQMDAIVTPIYTSDEGHVLAGEFRHLTEKGYYELGGSITRPDRIDSNGTRNGDQEWRGHVEGTGRFGLSENWMWGFDAKRASDDTYLRRYEFGYEDLLTSRAFVQGYKNRSFANVEAVSFQGLRVDDNSEVIPLIHPLVNMRHETAPGWQGSRFGVEGNMLALSRDTGSDTQRLSSSVYWRAPMITKGGHVMELRTQLRADVYSVSDLATTTTGAAADNFDGTVGRVVPELWFDWKYPLIKRFESSSLTIEPTVNVVVGANNLNSDIIPNNDSLALEFSDSNLFSHNHYPGYDLVENGTRVNYGIRGQWDYDTDGRILFLFGQNYHTDDDNLFPYSNNLGDGQSDYVGRVAWDYSNNIQLAYRFRLDSENADLIRSEVESRFYLDPLRLNLNYVRVESDPYLEDSEEIRGSTRLQINDQWAWTTLGRRDLSENGGMIRAGTGLEFRNECVTIATSVNRYYIRDRDVEPSTSIKLQVFLKNLNQ; this is encoded by the coding sequence ATGCTCATTAACAGCGCCATACACACCGCTTTTTCTGCTTTTGCTATAGCCTTTGGTGTGGTGGCTTTTGCTTTGCCCGTTGACGCATTCGCGCAGCCTGCCGCCGATTCTCCTGTGCTGCTGGAGGCGGATAGTTTTAGCTATGATACCAAAAACGCCACGGTTACGGCCAAAGGGCATGCTGAAGTGCTACAGGACGATTATATCGTGCTGGCAGATGAAATTATTTATGACCAAAACACGGGCGTTGTGCGTGCAGCCGGAAATGTGACGGTGGCCGAGCCTACCGGCAATGTGTATTTTGCAGAAGAAGCCGAATTGGAAAACGAAGTTAAAACCGGTGTAATTCATAACTTTCGAGCGCGTCTGGCCGATAACTCGCTTTTTGTTGCCCGCGAAGCACGCAAAATTGACGATCACACCACTGAGATGGATTATGCGGTATATTCTGCCTGTAAAGTGTGTCAGGACGATCCAGACTCTGCGCCATTGTGGCAATTGAAAGCTAGCAAAATACGCTATGATGAGGCCGAACAGCGCATTGTTTATCGCAATGCGCGTATGGAAGCCTTTGGTGTTCCGGTGCTATACACGCCCTATTTTTCACACGCCTCACCCGATGCAGATCGCAAAAGCGGCTTGCTGATTCCCAATTATGAGCTTTCAGGTAATTTAGGGGCAACGCTGCATTTGCCGTTTTATGTCAATCTCGCTCCGCAAATGGATGCCATTGTTACCCCCATTTATACCAGCGACGAAGGTCATGTTTTGGCGGGGGAATTTCGTCATTTGACAGAAAAAGGCTATTATGAACTTGGAGGATCTATCACCCGCCCCGACCGCATTGATTCGAATGGCACACGCAATGGCGATCAGGAGTGGCGCGGCCATGTTGAAGGCACAGGTCGCTTTGGATTGAGTGAAAACTGGATGTGGGGATTTGATGCTAAGCGAGCATCGGATGATACATATTTGCGCCGCTATGAATTTGGTTATGAAGATTTGTTAACCTCCCGCGCTTTTGTACAGGGCTATAAAAACCGTTCTTTTGCCAATGTGGAAGCAGTAAGTTTCCAGGGGTTGCGTGTTGATGATAATTCGGAGGTGATTCCGCTGATTCATCCCTTAGTTAACATGCGTCACGAAACCGCGCCGGGTTGGCAGGGATCGCGCTTTGGTGTAGAAGGAAATATGCTTGCCCTGAGTCGTGACACAGGTTCAGATACGCAACGTTTATCATCCAGTGTATATTGGCGCGCACCTATGATTACCAAGGGCGGACATGTGATGGAACTGCGTACGCAGTTGCGTGCAGATGTGTATTCGGTATCAGATTTAGCCACCACTACAACCGGCGCCGCAGCCGATAATTTCGACGGTACCGTTGGGCGTGTTGTGCCTGAGTTGTGGTTTGACTGGAAATATCCGTTGATTAAACGTTTTGAATCTTCAAGCCTGACAATCGAGCCAACTGTCAATGTGGTGGTAGGAGCAAACAACCTTAATTCGGATATTATTCCTAATAATGATAGTCTTGCGCTGGAATTTTCAGATTCTAACCTGTTTAGCCACAACCATTATCCCGGGTATGATTTAGTGGAAAATGGCACACGGGTAAATTATGGCATACGCGGGCAGTGGGATTATGACACCGATGGTCGTATATTATTCCTGTTTGGCCAGAACTATCATACCGATGACGACAACCTGTTTCCTTATAGCAATAATCTGGGTGATGGGCAGTCGGACTATGTAGGACGCGTTGCATGGGATTACAGTAATAATATTCAGCTAGCCTATCGCTTCCGCCTCGATAGCGAAAATGCAGATCTGATACGCAGCGAAGTGGAAAGCCGTTTTTATCTCGATCCATTGCGGTTGAATCTGAACTATGTTCGGGTTGAAAGCGATCCGTATTTAGAGGATAGTGAAGAAATTCGCGGATCTACTCGCTTGCAGATTAATGACCAATGGGCATGGACTACCCTTGGGCGTCGCGATCTAAGCGAAAATGGCGGAATGATTCGCGCCGGAACAGGGCTGGAATTCCGTAACGAGTGTGTTACCATTGCCACCAGTGTTAATCGCTATTATATTCGTGACCGCGATGTAGAGCCATCGACTTCTATTAAACTGCAAGTCTTTTTGAAAAACCTGAACCAATAA